CATTTTGTTTAAGTAGTTTTTTATTTGGCAAAATTTCTTTTCTTAAAAAATACTCTTTTGCACTATTATCAATTTTTAGTGTTACTTCAATATTTTCATTTGAAAACCAGTTAGTATCATTTCTTTCAATTTGTTCTAAAAACTCTTTTTTAGAAGTAAATTTTTTTGATTCATCTTCCCAATTAAACTTTTCTATTTTTGAAAATGTGAAGTTTTTTAGTTTATTGTTTTCATCAGCCAATAGATACCAGATACTATTATTGTTGATTAGCTTATATGGATTTACAACTCTAGGTTTATTTGAATATATGAAATTTACTGGACTATTTTTTATAATAGCAGCACTTAGTTGTTCAAAGCAATCTTTTTTAGAAGTAATATTTTCAAAGCCTTGATTTTTGATAAGATAGGCTTTATTTAGCTTTACATTTAAAATATCTGAAATAAAATCATTACTAAGTTCTGGGTAAAGCTCTTTTATACCACTTAATGTGGCGAAGTTTTTAATATCTTGAAAGCTAAGTTTACCCAAAGCATAACTTTTCATACTGTAGTAATCACCTTTTTTATCAATAGGAATATAAAAAAGTCTTTCTTTTATATCCCTTTGAATTGTTCTGATATTTACATTGAACTCTTCGGCTAATTCTTTAGCTGTAAAACTTTCACCACTATTTAGTTTTGTTAAAATAAGTGAAAGTCTAAGAGCTAGGGTATCATGTGATTTTTTCATTTACTATATAAGTATTCCCATAATTGTTTAAGCTTTGAATATTTTTAATTCATTTAGTTCTAATGTTCTATTAATTTCATCCATATCTTCTTTAACAGATTCAACCAAATTTTTAAACAATTCTTCATCATCTCTTTTTTTATCAATATAATAAACTGTCATAGTTACAGAAAGACCAGTTAATGTACCAATAAAAACAGTTGATAAAGTACTTGAATATGG
The genomic region above belongs to Arcobacter ellisii and contains:
- a CDS encoding helix-turn-helix transcriptional regulator, with the translated sequence MKKSHDTLALRLSLILTKLNSGESFTAKELAEEFNVNIRTIQRDIKERLFYIPIDKKGDYYSMKSYALGKLSFQDIKNFATLSGIKELYPELSNDFISDILNVKLNKAYLIKNQGFENITSKKDCFEQLSAAIIKNSPVNFIYSNKPRVVNPYKLINNNSIWYLLADENNKLKNFTFSKIEKFNWEDESKKFTSKKEFLEQIERNDTNWFSNENIEVTLKIDNSAKEYFLRKEILPNKKLLKQNDEYFIISTIVSYDDEILRVVKYWLPHIKIVSPQYLQTKLNNMLSEYINQ